CAGGAAGTCTGGATGAGGTCGGAGAATGAACGCGATCAGTCCTGGGTCAATATCGCCCATCGGGGGGCATCGGGTTATGCCCCGGAAAATACGATGGCTTCTTTTGTTAAAGCCTTAGATGTGGGAGCGGATATGCTGGAACTGGATGTCCAATTAAGCAAGGATGGACAGGTCGTCGTGATTCATGATTCTACGGTTGAGCGAACCACCAATGGAGAAGGAGAAGTAGGCGATTTAACCTTCGAGGAGCTACGTATGCTGGATGCAGGTTCATGGTACGATTCGGCGTTTAAAGGAGAAGTTATTCCCGCTTTGGCAGAGGTGCTTGAGCATTTCGCGGGGCGTATCGGGCTGTTGATCGAATTGAAATCTCCCTCCCGGTATCCGGGTATCGAACAAAAGGTTGCAGACGATTTGAAAAGGTATATCATCGGCGCTGATGGTGGTGATCGGTACAAGGACCTGATCATCGTGCAGTCAGCAGATACGGACTCGCTGCTTCGGTTCCGCAAGCTGATGCCTGATATCCCGCTGGGCGTTGTTATCACCAGTGCGGGCGACTTATCCAAGCAGCGATTGGAGGATATGAAGGCCTATGCGGAGTATGTGAATGTATCGATGAGGCTGGTATCCAAAGGGCTGGTCCAAAAGATACATCAATCCGGGATGAAAACGATGGTCTGGACCATTCGAGATATGCTGCAAATTCCTTATGTGCTTCAAATTAACGTGGATGGGATTATTACGGATTACCCGGATCGGGTACCGATATCCTATACGAAATGATCATAATTAAGGGTTGTCACTTGGGTTCGTTTTTTCACCTGCAGGGACAGCTCTTCGTATTATCAGGTTAGCCAGAATCTTCTGGTTGGCCTTTTTTGTGGTCGTTTTACGATGGGGGGAGCGTGGGAGCTTTAGGGGCAGTGATCCCGTAATAAAACTGTTCTCTCACGACCTCCAAAAGACCATGTTTGAGCTGGTAGGGGCGGTAGACCCCGTATCACAAGCGAAGCTATGGATTTGGAACCATCGTGGAAAAGGCCGGTGAAATCAAGGAGAAGGAGTGAAGAAATGGAACCTGTTGGTCACGTGGATGTAGCTAAAGGTTCAAGTGTGGTACAGGCATTCCGGAAACGAAACGAGCCATATGGAAAAGCTGTAGACATTGAGCATGGAACGAGTGGATTCGAACAATTCGGGGAAATGCTGGGTAGGCTTCAAGCTGAAACGGGTTTGGCTCCAGTGGTGATTCTGCAAGCAACAGGGCATTACCACCGTGCATTGGTTTCATATTTTGATCGAAGTGGCTACACCTATTACATGGTGAATCCGTTGCAATCCAAACGAGCGAAAGGGACACCGTTACGCAAAGTCAAAACGGATGCCCTGGATGCCTGGCATCTGGCTGAGATGTACTACCGTGGCGACGTGAAGCCGCACCGAACGTGGAATGAGACGTTTACGGAGCTGCAGCATTTGACAAGGCAGCAAGTTCGTCACGGGAATCTTTGTGCAGGCGAAGCTGAACAGTAGAGCCTTACTGGAGCAAGTGTTTCCGACATATCAGCAGGTATTCTACAATGTGTTTTCGGCAACGTCATTGACGGTACTGGCCCGTTGTTTAGAGGGAGATGCCGAAGATTGGAACGAAACTGGCCGCAGAAGGGGCAGCCCTACCAAGATTAAACCATATTTAACCAAAACCTCCATAGAAGTGGAGGTTATTCGGGTTGTTCGGAAAAAGTATATCAATGATTGTATTCTTAGCCGATCAGAAGATTGGCGTACCGGAGTGGAGAGGCAGATTTAAGAAATGGTTAAGGAATGGATAAAGATTGGATAAGGATTGGATTAGTATGATGAAACTGCGGCCGTAACCGGTTATGCATATCCGTGTAATGTACGGTAGATAGGATAGAAATGACGAAAGGAGCATCAGAATGAAAGCGAAGATGAATCGAGTAATCATAAATCTTCTCATAAGTGCCATCATTTGTACCGCTTTTGCTGTTCCCGCCCTTGCCGAGGGCCCGAGTACCGAGCAAACCCCTTCAGGCATACCTTACACCCGACTTGAGCAGGAGATCGATCATTATGTGAATTTGCATATCGGCAAATCCAGCCCGGGCGCGGCTATTGTAGTAACGAGGGGGAACAGGATCATTTTTTCCAAAGGGTATGGATACGCAGATGTAGAAAAGCAAACTTCTGTAGACCCTGCAAGCACCGTATTTGATTACGGTTCAATCAACAAGCTTTTTGTGTGGACGTCTGTGATGCAATTGGTAGAGGAAGGGAAGATCAGGCTGGACGAAGATGTCCGGAAGTATTTTCCCGAATCATTCGCGAAGAAGCTTCGCTACGACAAACCGATTACGATGCTGAATATTATGAGTCATACTTCCGGTTTTGAGCAGCATCCGCTCGCTCTGTTTATCAAGTCTCCGGAGAATATGAAATCCTTGTCCGAGACGCTGTTATCTCCACAACCCGCTCAGATATACGAGCCGGGCAAAGTGATAGCTTATTCAAACTATGCTACGGCACTGGCAGGATTTGCGGTTGAGAGTTTAAGCGGCAAGCCGTTCTATGAATATGAAATGGAACGGATTTTGCTCCCCTTG
Above is a window of Paenibacillus sp. FSL K6-1330 DNA encoding:
- a CDS encoding glycerophosphodiester phosphodiesterase family protein, with amino-acid sequence MRRMIFIVTAVLAVTGSQNMADVPHYPFHQTREQEVWMRSENERDQSWVNIAHRGASGYAPENTMASFVKALDVGADMLELDVQLSKDGQVVVIHDSTVERTTNGEGEVGDLTFEELRMLDAGSWYDSAFKGEVIPALAEVLEHFAGRIGLLIELKSPSRYPGIEQKVADDLKRYIIGADGGDRYKDLIIVQSADTDSLLRFRKLMPDIPLGVVITSAGDLSKQRLEDMKAYAEYVNVSMRLVSKGLVQKIHQSGMKTMVWTIRDMLQIPYVLQINVDGIITDYPDRVPISYTK
- a CDS encoding transposase, producing the protein MEPVGHVDVAKGSSVVQAFRKRNEPYGKAVDIEHGTSGFEQFGEMLGRLQAETGLAPVVILQATGHYHRALVSYFDRSGYTYYMVNPLQSKRAKGTPLRKVKTDALDAWHLAEMYYRGDVKPHRTWNETFTELQHLTRQQVRHGNLCAGEAEQ